A region from the Malus domestica chromosome 07, GDT2T_hap1 genome encodes:
- the LOC103438562 gene encoding protein NRT1/ PTR FAMILY 5.4, which yields MTENGHQMQLSSNNPSASSRHKPSRGGWNAAIFVIFVEIAERFAFYGVSGNLIMYLTKDLHQATATAAKNVNMWIGVSSLFPLVGAVVADSYLGRFVTIIFSSSIYLMGMLLLCLSVSVIPRHYREAVFFVALYILAVGEGGHKPCVQTFAADQFDEDSEEEKKAKSSFFNWWYLAIVVAATVATLVVIYIQDNVSWVVGFGVLTVVVAAGLFLFLLGINRYRRQAPLGSPFTAVAQVFVAAARKWRVKETHDWDVYCGDDERSGGSNMEVRKLKHRTLARTKQFRFLDKAMIIDNLDASSNVRNPWRLCSLKQVEEVKLVLRLIPIWLSCLMFSAVQSQLHTYYTKQGSTMIRSIGPHFLLPPASLGSLVGVVILITVPMYDRIFVPMARKFTGHHSGITVLQRIGFGLFLSILNMVVSALVEAKRVSVAEQHGIIDNPKAVVPMRMWWLLPQYFICGLSDTFTIVGLQELFYDQMPEAMRSFGAAAYLSIIGVGSFISSAVISVVQAISSKAGEEWLGDNLNRSHLDYFYWVLAGLSALSLCAYVWFAMSFVYKIVQGKDSAGETEASTRVGEA from the exons ATGACAGAAAATGGCCACCAGATGCAGTTATCCAGCAACAACCCCTCCGCCAGCAGCCGCCACAAACCCTCTAGGGGTGGCTGGAACGCCGCCATTTTTGTCATCT TTGTAGAGATAGCAGAGAGATTTGCTTTCTATGGCGTGTCTGGCAACCTCATCATGTATCTTACAAAGGATCTTCACCAGGCCACAGCCACGGCGGCAAAGAACGTAAACATGTGGATCGGCGTGTCGTCACTCTTCCCTTTAGTTGGCGCTGTGGTGGCCGACTCCTACCTCGGCCGCTTCGTGACCATCATTTTCTCGTCCTCCATTTATTTGATG GGAATGCTTCTACTATGCTTATCTGTCTCCGTTATTCCTCGGCACTATCGCGAAGCAGTGTTCTTTGTTGCTCTGTACATTTTAGCAGTTGGCGAAGGCGGGCACAAGCCTTGTGTCCAAACCTTCGCCGCAGATCAGTTCGATGAGGACTCGGAAGAGGAGAAAAAGGCTAAGAGCTCATTCTTCAACTGGTGGTATTTAGCGATAGTCGTTGCTGCCACCGTTGCCACACTTGTGGTGATCTACATTCAG GACAACGTGAGCTGGGTTGTAGGCTTTGGCGTTTTAACCGTGGTTGTGGCAGCCggcctctttttatttttacttggaATCAATAGGTACCGGAGGCAAGCTCCGCTCGGAAGCCCCTTTACCGCGGTGGCACAGGTGTTTGTGGCGGCGGCACGGAAGTGGCGCGTGAAGGAGACGCATGATTGGGATGTGTATTGTGGGGATGATGAGAGGAGTGGTGGGAGTAATATGGAGGTTCGTAAACTCAAGCATAGGACTTTGGCTCGGACAAAACAATTCAG GTTTTTGGACAAGGCAATGATCATTGACAACCTTGATGCATCAAGCAACGTTAGGAACCCTTGGAGACTATGCTCTCTAAAACAAGTGGAAGAAGTGAAGCTGGTCCTGCGTCTTATTCCCATATGGTTGAGTTGCTTAATGTTCAGTGCAGTTCAATCCCAGCTCCACACCTACTACACCAAGCAAGGTTCAACGATGATTCGCTCAATCGGACCCCATTTTCTGCTTCCTCCAGCATCCCTTGGAAGCCTCGTTGGCGTTGTAATCTTAATCACTGTGCCAATGTATGACCGGATTTTCGTCCCAATGGCCCGAAAATTCACGGGACATCACTCTGGCATAACCGTGCTGCAAAGAATCGGCTTTGGCCTATTCCTGTCCATACTCAACATGGTTGTGTCGGCCCTAGTGGAAGCCAAAAGGGTTAGTGTTGCTGAACAACATGGGATCATTGACAACCCTAAAGCAGTAGTGCCAATGAGAATGTGGTGGCTGCTCCCACAATACTTCATCTGTGGTTTATCAGACACATTCACAATTGTAGGACTCCAGGAATTGTTCTACGACCAAATGCCGGAGGCGATGAGAAGTTTTGGAGCAGCTGCATATTTAAGTATAATAGGAGTTGGAAGCTTCATAAGCAGTGCTGTTATATCTGTGGTACAGGCTATTAGCTCCAAGGCCGGTGAAGAATGGTTAGGTGACAATCTCAACCGCTCACACCTCGATTACTTCTACTGGGTACTTGCAGGATTGAGTGCTTTGAGTTTGTGTGCTTACGTCTGGTTTGCAATGAGTTTTGTGTACAAAATTGTTCAAGGGAAAGACTCAGCCGGGGAGACAGAGGCAAGCACTAGGGTTGGAGAGGCATGA